In Nitrospirota bacterium, a single genomic region encodes these proteins:
- a CDS encoding O-antigen ligase family protein, whose protein sequence is MERFIEFPFGKDMLDILFAAILIKILIQKKNFTATEDEKKINKYVFLMIPLTYSALWVGSFKLGLPYPITLDNPQLALWKNFIRLQFLYFIAINTITNKKQIMIVIGIMVLTIFIMDQNFYQNQKWVGHESFSEDKRDVGVTFSYLGPNEFAAFYAQVTILFMGILLVIDRTFVKIVLWCLIMFNTYCILYLYSRGGYAAVLAGLLFLGLTKNRIVLLLLLILLVSWNTVLPDAVVERLEMTKTEEGVDASSSSRLELWSQALEEIIVNPLTGVGFGSSQYLGFKTSGEKSRRNVHNGYVEILLEQGIVGLTLFLYIFYLGIKKGWALYMSSKDNFLRGMGIGFVGMIIACLVSNLFGDRWSYLNVMGYFWILLGLVVKTNQINIEEEKAATL, encoded by the coding sequence ATGGAAAGATTTATTGAATTTCCTTTCGGAAAGGATATGCTGGATATTCTATTTGCGGCAATATTAATAAAGATACTTATTCAGAAAAAGAATTTTACAGCAACAGAAGATGAGAAGAAAATCAATAAATATGTGTTCCTGATGATCCCTTTAACATATTCTGCTCTTTGGGTGGGAAGCTTCAAGTTGGGATTACCTTATCCAATTACGCTTGACAATCCACAGTTAGCCCTTTGGAAGAACTTTATCAGGTTACAGTTCTTATATTTCATTGCAATAAATACAATTACAAACAAGAAGCAAATAATGATTGTTATTGGGATAATGGTGCTTACAATTTTTATAATGGACCAAAATTTTTATCAGAATCAAAAATGGGTTGGTCACGAATCTTTTTCTGAGGATAAAAGAGATGTAGGTGTGACTTTCAGCTATCTCGGACCTAATGAATTTGCTGCTTTCTATGCACAGGTAACAATATTATTTATGGGTATCTTGTTGGTAATTGACAGAACATTTGTGAAAATAGTTCTTTGGTGCTTGATAATGTTTAATACGTATTGCATCTTATATCTCTATTCAAGGGGTGGATATGCTGCCGTCTTGGCAGGACTTTTGTTCCTTGGGTTAACTAAAAACAGAATTGTGTTGTTGTTATTGCTAATACTTCTGGTAAGCTGGAACACTGTTCTTCCCGATGCTGTTGTAGAACGGCTTGAGATGACAAAAACTGAAGAAGGAGTTGATGCATCATCATCAAGCAGGCTTGAATTGTGGTCGCAAGCGTTGGAAGAAATAATTGTTAATCCATTGACAGGAGTAGGTTTCGGCAGCTCTCAATATTTAGGATTTAAGACATCCGGTGAAAAGTCGAGGAGGAATGTTCATAATGGATATGTTGAAATACTCTTGGAGCAAGGAATTGTCGGCCTTACGTTATTCCTCTATATTTTTTACTTAGGCATTAAGAAAGGATGGGCATTATACATGAGTTCGAAAGATAATTTTCTAAGAGGTATGGGTATAGGATTTGTCGGGATGATTATTGCATGCCTTGTTTCTAATCTTTTTGGCGATAGATGGTCATATCTAAATGTTATGGGATATTTCTGGATTCTTTTGGGTTTGGTTGTTAAGACAAATCAGATTAATATAGAAGAAGAGAAGGCCGCTACCCTATAA
- a CDS encoding sulfatase — protein MKPNIILISIDTLRADHLSCYGYSRPTTPNIDKLASEGTIYRQNYSTGVWTPPGHASMLTGLYLHEHGVYDDRRLADQIPTIATVLKENGYQTAGFVSNSQVGELVGFHKGHDVFEEVWKGICSKTIIERIIRGITWRIKKKLGHLDMGAKRTNELVRNWLEQRINKGKPFYAFLHYIEAHNPLSPPRSFKNKFLNIPDRKVDMDKINKIANNPLICYVEDLHATSEEIEYLKGLYDGEIAYIDGKIGEVVNILKENRIYDDTMLIITADHGEHFGEHGMWSHVASLHKEVLHIPLIIKYPGGTERIKEVTEYTQLVDIFPTVMEIAGLTDVAAYNGSGVSLVCDKENEVRHHEYVFAEWEGRIPYFILEKSEIAEKDIDLGKFKIQMSAIQDKQYKYIMRSDGTEELYDISDGENKIEDINIHQKVREIFQSELLSRKMTGKEIAETESIAIDDEIAKNLKALGYM, from the coding sequence ATGAAACCCAATATCATTCTCATCTCTATTGATACTCTTCGTGCCGATCATTTGTCTTGCTACGGCTACTCAAGGCCAACAACTCCAAACATTGATAAACTGGCAAGCGAAGGAACAATCTACCGGCAGAATTATTCAACAGGCGTATGGACACCTCCAGGACATGCATCTATGCTGACCGGACTTTATTTGCATGAGCACGGCGTTTATGATGACAGGCGGCTGGCAGATCAAATCCCCACAATTGCAACGGTGTTAAAGGAGAACGGGTATCAGACGGCGGGATTCGTCAGCAACAGTCAGGTCGGCGAATTGGTAGGTTTTCATAAAGGGCACGATGTATTTGAAGAGGTCTGGAAAGGGATCTGCTCTAAGACGATCATAGAGAGGATTATTAGAGGCATAACATGGAGAATTAAGAAAAAACTCGGGCATCTGGATATGGGGGCAAAAAGAACAAATGAGCTTGTTAGGAACTGGCTGGAACAGCGGATAAACAAGGGGAAACCCTTTTATGCATTCCTTCACTATATTGAAGCCCATAATCCGCTAAGCCCGCCAAGGTCTTTTAAAAACAAATTCTTGAACATACCTGATAGAAAAGTCGATATGGACAAAATAAACAAGATCGCTAACAACCCTTTAATCTGTTATGTTGAAGACCTGCATGCGACTTCTGAAGAGATAGAATATCTGAAAGGTCTCTATGACGGAGAGATAGCATATATCGACGGCAAGATAGGCGAAGTAGTAAATATATTGAAAGAGAATAGGATATATGATGATACAATGCTCATCATTACCGCGGACCACGGCGAGCATTTCGGAGAACATGGAATGTGGTCTCATGTAGCCAGTCTTCATAAGGAAGTATTGCACATACCGTTAATTATTAAATATCCCGGAGGCACGGAGCGTATCAAGGAAGTCACTGAATATACACAGCTTGTTGACATATTTCCAACTGTTATGGAGATTGCAGGTTTAACTGATGTCGCAGCATACAACGGCTCCGGGGTCAGCCTTGTTTGCGATAAAGAAAATGAAGTCAGACACCATGAATATGTCTTTGCCGAATGGGAAGGAAGGATACCATATTTTATTCTGGAGAAATCTGAAATCGCTGAAAAAGATATTGATCTCGGCAAATTCAAAATTCAGATGTCCGCGATTCAGGATAAACAATACAAATATATCATGAGGTCCGACGGTACGGAAGAACTGTATGATATCTCAGACGGCGAGAACAAGATTGAAGATATTAATATACATCAAAAAGTAAGAGAAATTTTTCAATCCGAGTTGTTAAGCAGGAAAATGACAGGGAAGGAAATTGCAGAGACAGAAAGTATCGCCATAGATGATGAGATAGCAAAAAATCTTAAAGCTCTGGGTTATATGTAA
- a CDS encoding radical SAM protein, producing MEAARIEYSHFRVRATDSLGFLTYRCTSQCKTCNIWKRNRDNSRCDELNKEEWILVLSKLKKYGIRSFEIFGGDALLRKDAIFEIIRNCNKHDIKTYLPTNGNLCDRETVINLIEAGLYSIYLSVDDIAEKHDCIRGVEGTFKRTMNTLNILFEEKAKRKSCYPKVMIITTISNMNYRSIPDLIRYFENYPIDCIYPRNLVEFKNENMKYSVINGYSPDPFFVSSEQKSHLLEKEQYEEFKKIISEIKKYGTKVYVNFRDVDLARDVTFVESIYGFKSCHVATMLVTINPNGDVVPCPFYKSYVIGNLLENDLEDIWGNAMHREFIKLQQAKKISICQNCNLPLYHPSAFETLRYYYLRLRERYI from the coding sequence ATGGAAGCTGCAAGAATAGAATACAGCCATTTTAGGGTGAGGGCCACAGATTCTTTAGGTTTCCTGACCTACCGTTGTACCAGTCAATGCAAAACATGTAATATTTGGAAAAGGAATCGGGACAATAGCAGATGCGATGAACTAAATAAAGAAGAGTGGATACTTGTACTTTCAAAACTAAAAAAATACGGTATTAGATCATTTGAGATTTTTGGAGGAGATGCATTACTGAGAAAGGATGCAATCTTTGAAATTATCCGCAATTGCAACAAGCATGATATAAAAACTTATTTGCCGACAAATGGGAATTTGTGCGACAGGGAGACCGTAATTAATCTGATAGAGGCTGGACTTTACTCAATATATTTATCTGTAGACGACATTGCAGAAAAACATGACTGCATAAGGGGAGTAGAAGGAACTTTTAAGAGAACCATGAATACCCTGAATATTCTTTTTGAAGAGAAGGCTAAAAGAAAGTCCTGCTATCCGAAGGTTATGATCATAACCACAATTTCGAACATGAATTACAGAAGTATTCCTGACTTAATAAGATATTTTGAGAACTATCCAATAGACTGTATTTATCCAAGAAACCTGGTTGAGTTCAAAAATGAGAACATGAAATATTCGGTAATAAATGGTTATAGTCCTGACCCATTCTTTGTCTCTTCTGAACAAAAATCACATTTACTGGAGAAAGAACAATATGAAGAATTTAAAAAGATCATCAGTGAAATAAAAAAATACGGAACTAAAGTCTATGTTAATTTCAGGGATGTTGACCTGGCAAGAGATGTCACCTTTGTAGAAAGTATTTACGGCTTCAAGAGTTGTCATGTTGCAACTATGCTGGTGACAATCAACCCGAATGGTGATGTGGTACCCTGTCCATTTTACAAATCATATGTAATAGGCAATCTACTTGAAAATGACTTGGAAGATATTTGGGGTAATGCCATGCACAGAGAATTTATTAAACTTCAGCAAGCAAAAAAGATTTCGATATGCCAGAATTGTAACCTGCCATTATATCATCCATCGGCATTTGAGACCCTGAGATACTATTATTTGAGGTTACGAGAACGCTATATTTAG
- a CDS encoding oligosaccharide flippase family protein codes for MNSVKKLFSQSSNYLVGNIIVMLAGFISFPLWTRILTTSDYGMFSTITITITFLTAFLKFGNQQSIVRYHYEYHATEEKRNTYYSTFVLGAFFVSGVITLLVMSIILVLSKNVLNPTWVKYLMLAVLAGFLGALYETFLNFYRAKQLITMHNIFGILSRYGELSFAFVFVVMFSFGLYGLFIGQILSQILVISLIIYFLIRREGKVINLSNFNSEFLKETIKYGFPLIWLELSNDALSISDRYLILFFKGTESVAIYSAGYNAAQYCLGFLYRPLWLAIVPLYLQMWSNDGREKTEAFLTKTLHYFFMIGIPIIFGISYLGKGLVTLLATSKYQDAYIIMPYVSASYLIFGLMPICSAGIHIQKKTNILMKLSVAAALANILLNIFMVPWLGILGAAIATLISYILLVAAVAYKASNFLTVKINFFGVIKYIIISSLMIYVMDFYNQGMTVIDIIVKVIIGSSFYLLVLLFIDSDIRNAAIRSKSYIASNKSVLKIKHYLWG; via the coding sequence ATGAATTCAGTAAAGAAATTATTTTCTCAATCATCTAATTATTTAGTAGGCAACATAATCGTCATGCTGGCCGGATTTATATCTTTCCCCTTATGGACAAGGATATTAACTACTTCAGATTATGGGATGTTTTCAACTATAACGATAACAATAACTTTTCTAACTGCCTTTTTAAAGTTTGGGAATCAGCAGTCTATTGTCAGATATCATTATGAATATCATGCTACGGAGGAAAAACGCAACACATATTATTCAACATTTGTGTTGGGAGCATTTTTCGTTAGTGGTGTAATTACGTTACTGGTTATGAGTATAATCCTAGTATTATCAAAAAATGTTTTAAATCCGACCTGGGTGAAATATTTAATGTTAGCTGTGTTAGCCGGTTTCTTGGGAGCATTATATGAAACATTTTTGAATTTTTATCGAGCGAAACAGTTAATAACGATGCATAATATATTTGGTATTCTCAGCAGATATGGGGAATTGAGTTTCGCCTTCGTTTTTGTTGTAATGTTTTCATTTGGATTGTACGGACTGTTTATTGGGCAAATATTATCACAAATATTAGTAATATCACTCATTATCTATTTTTTGATCCGGAGAGAAGGTAAGGTGATTAATTTAAGCAATTTCAATTCTGAATTCCTTAAGGAAACTATAAAGTATGGGTTCCCCTTAATTTGGTTAGAATTGTCTAATGATGCTTTATCGATTAGTGATAGATACTTAATCCTTTTTTTTAAAGGAACCGAAAGTGTTGCAATTTATTCGGCAGGATATAATGCAGCGCAATATTGTCTTGGATTTTTGTATCGCCCTCTTTGGCTTGCTATCGTTCCGTTATATTTACAAATGTGGAGCAATGATGGCCGTGAAAAAACAGAAGCTTTTTTAACAAAAACATTACATTATTTTTTTATGATTGGCATACCAATTATTTTTGGAATTAGTTACTTGGGTAAAGGGTTAGTTACTCTTCTGGCAACTTCAAAATATCAAGATGCTTATATTATTATGCCGTATGTGAGCGCTTCTTATCTTATTTTTGGATTAATGCCAATTTGTAGTGCTGGCATACATATCCAGAAGAAAACAAACATTCTTATGAAACTTTCAGTGGCTGCTGCGTTAGCTAACATCCTGCTTAATATTTTCATGGTTCCTTGGCTTGGTATTCTAGGCGCGGCAATTGCGACTTTAATTTCATACATATTGTTAGTTGCGGCTGTTGCTTATAAGGCATCAAATTTTTTAACCGTAAAAATAAATTTTTTCGGGGTCATAAAATATATAATCATATCGTCTTTAATGATATACGTTATGGACTTTTACAATCAGGGAATGACTGTTATTGACATCATTGTGAAGGTTATTATTGGAAGTTCATTTTATTTATTAGTGTTATTATTTATCGATTCTGATATTAGAAATGCAGCTATAAGGAGTAAAAGCTATATAGCTTCTAATAAAAGCGTCTTAAAAATTAAACATTATTTATGGGGTTAG
- a CDS encoding phenylacetate--CoA ligase family protein encodes MNEWIAQKIFFSIIERLRGETISKFHKDIAHIPYLPRHEIRKLQLAKLNNTLQTSYQEIPFYRNRFHDAGIDIKNLSLPFDLKKIPLLNKQDIQNNYDQLVNHRQRKRISKDSTSGSSGNPLIVIKDIEKSAYIRAVMFRCYGQYGLNIGDKQARFWGVPLSPRNYIVEKLKDFMINRIRLSAFALDDRSFSQFADKIERFRPKYFCGYPSLIYKFAQWLSEKNILFKKIDLSVIITTGEILHDFQRELIENTFKCKVANEYGATEVGVIAFECLHGKLHVNSDHLFVETVDSDQPHKAKEIVITELNNKYNPLIRYKVGDMGELSDAPCDCGIGFPILSKLKGREDSYIITPENKHVYDAILAYTFKRGVKQFQGIQNRKDELIVKIVKSNDFTVEMSRKYKQQLEDVLGNSIKIQFDIVPNIEPGRSGKLKYFISHIQDNR; translated from the coding sequence ATGAATGAATGGATTGCCCAAAAAATATTTTTTAGCATTATTGAACGGTTAAGAGGTGAAACTATCTCCAAATTTCATAAAGATATTGCTCATATTCCTTATCTACCTCGTCACGAAATAAGAAAACTCCAACTCGCCAAATTGAACAATACGCTACAAACCAGTTATCAGGAAATCCCTTTTTATCGTAACAGATTTCATGATGCCGGTATAGATATTAAGAATCTGTCATTGCCTTTCGATTTAAAAAAAATCCCATTATTAAATAAGCAAGATATACAAAATAATTATGACCAATTGGTTAATCACAGACAAAGAAAAAGAATTAGCAAAGACTCTACCAGTGGCTCATCTGGTAATCCTTTAATAGTCATAAAAGATATTGAAAAGAGCGCATATATTAGGGCAGTAATGTTCCGCTGCTACGGGCAATACGGATTAAATATAGGAGACAAGCAGGCTCGTTTCTGGGGGGTACCTCTCAGCCCCCGTAATTATATAGTCGAGAAACTGAAGGATTTTATGATTAATAGGATTAGATTGTCAGCTTTTGCGCTTGATGACAGGAGTTTTTCACAGTTTGCAGATAAAATTGAGAGATTCCGACCAAAATATTTTTGTGGTTATCCATCTTTGATATATAAATTTGCTCAATGGTTAAGTGAGAAAAATATTCTATTTAAGAAAATAGATCTATCTGTAATTATCACAACCGGTGAAATTCTGCATGATTTCCAAAGAGAACTCATAGAGAATACCTTCAAATGTAAGGTGGCCAACGAATATGGTGCGACCGAAGTTGGTGTAATAGCTTTTGAATGTCTTCATGGTAAACTTCATGTTAATTCTGACCATCTATTTGTTGAAACGGTTGATTCCGATCAACCTCATAAAGCAAAAGAGATTGTGATTACTGAATTAAATAATAAATATAATCCGTTAATTAGATATAAGGTTGGAGACATGGGAGAATTATCAGACGCTCCCTGTGACTGCGGAATAGGGTTTCCGATTTTAAGCAAACTGAAGGGTCGAGAAGATAGCTACATCATTACTCCTGAAAATAAACATGTTTACGATGCAATACTTGCATATACATTCAAAAGAGGGGTTAAGCAGTTTCAAGGGATTCAGAATAGGAAAGATGAATTGATTGTAAAGATTGTAAAATCAAATGATTTTACAGTTGAGATGAGCAGAAAATATAAGCAACAATTAGAAGATGTCTTGGGGAATTCTATAAAGATTCAATTTGATATTGTTCCTAACATAGAACCTGGAAGGTCAGGAAAGTTGAAATATTTTATCTCACATATTCAAGATAATAGATAG
- a CDS encoding methyltransferase domain-containing protein has product MYVKNCDGNICHVEDKNSSNITNGVMLCNVCKRWYPIEDGILIMLPDNLIKEDRQKFLSQYGDMFNLDKYNNMTSSSITKQNRADRDSELKKSEMDMRDEQASIYHKFGSEFHDLTEKNHFIRLLSPPYNSLIVELGCGTGRITEEFAGKVDSYIAMDFSVKSLELLRDKIKTDILLVKGDVCRLPVIDEATSYVLSAQVFEHVPGHEEQQEFVKELKRILRAEGQAVLTVYNYSLEKRWQKEFQKKGFHADKIYYECFTSEELLRHFKDNFEVLDLRGINCYLPKVSRVRNHHLRRLIENILSRSFLNSFLGNIWLLSLQK; this is encoded by the coding sequence ATGTACGTGAAGAACTGCGACGGGAACATATGTCACGTTGAAGATAAAAATAGCTCTAATATTACTAATGGAGTTATGCTTTGTAATGTATGCAAGAGATGGTATCCAATCGAAGATGGTATCTTGATTATGCTGCCAGACAACTTGATTAAGGAGGATAGGCAAAAATTTCTGTCGCAATATGGCGATATGTTTAATTTGGATAAATACAACAATATGACTTCAAGCAGTATAACAAAACAAAACAGAGCTGACAGGGATTCCGAACTTAAAAAGAGCGAAATGGATATGAGAGATGAGCAGGCTTCTATATATCACAAGTTCGGCTCAGAGTTTCATGACTTGACAGAAAAGAATCATTTTATCCGCTTGCTAAGTCCGCCTTACAACTCCCTGATTGTAGAGCTCGGATGCGGCACTGGAAGAATTACTGAAGAGTTTGCTGGGAAGGTAGATAGTTATATAGCAATGGATTTCTCAGTAAAATCTTTAGAATTGCTTAGGGACAAGATAAAGACTGACATACTACTGGTTAAAGGAGATGTGTGCAGATTGCCAGTTATCGATGAAGCAACATCATATGTACTAAGCGCGCAGGTCTTTGAACATGTCCCAGGGCATGAAGAGCAGCAGGAATTTGTCAAAGAGCTAAAAAGAATACTCAGGGCTGAGGGGCAGGCCGTTTTGACAGTTTATAATTATAGCTTAGAGAAGAGATGGCAAAAGGAATTCCAAAAAAAAGGGTTCCATGCTGATAAAATTTACTATGAATGTTTTACATCTGAAGAATTATTGAGACATTTCAAGGATAATTTTGAAGTGCTTGATCTGCGTGGGATTAATTGCTATTTGCCCAAGGTATCAAGAGTCAGAAACCATCATTTAAGACGATTGATTGAAAATATTCTATCCCGGTCTTTTTTGAACTCATTTCTTGGAAATATCTGGCTCTTATCATTGCAAAAATAG
- a CDS encoding glycosyltransferase, with protein sequence MKEIRKINILFIIDTLCGKGGTENHLYHLVRNLNRDRFKCFIVAFKLNRTFTDKITAAGIPVYYIPVERCYSPYAILQALKIGRIIKENHIDLVQTFHFVSDTYGTFFSRLFGVKHIISSRRDIGDTKKARHIFINRIVNKCIEKFITVCDAVGERISTDENIPAGKQKTIYNGVDLGKYKIADSELVATSRRKLGFSSDDFVVGTVAHFRPEKNYDVFFKAVENAQGSIEHLRAIAVGQGPQLGTFKNYCRDRGLTEKVVFTGPVKDVREYISVMDVACLVPGSNEGFSNAVLEKMAMGKPLIVTDMGGNAEAVKDGENGIVIPPLDPGKLTAAITYLYRNPSVRMDMGRKSRERAELLFSMEKMIMNHERFYRGIFNGTT encoded by the coding sequence GTGAAAGAAATAAGAAAAATAAATATTCTATTCATCATAGATACCCTATGCGGCAAAGGAGGGACGGAGAACCACTTATATCATCTTGTCAGGAATCTAAACAGAGATAGATTTAAGTGTTTCATTGTTGCTTTCAAGCTTAATCGCACATTTACAGACAAAATAACAGCCGCGGGAATTCCTGTTTACTATATCCCAGTTGAGAGATGTTATTCTCCGTATGCAATCTTGCAGGCACTTAAGATAGGACGAATAATAAAAGAAAACCACATTGATCTTGTTCAAACATTTCATTTTGTATCAGACACATACGGGACTTTTTTTTCAAGATTATTTGGTGTTAAGCATATTATCTCCAGCCGTAGAGATATAGGGGACACAAAAAAGGCGCGTCATATTTTTATAAACAGAATAGTTAATAAATGCATTGAAAAATTTATTACAGTATGTGATGCGGTCGGAGAAAGAATATCGACTGATGAAAACATCCCGGCGGGAAAACAGAAAACTATCTATAACGGGGTCGATCTGGGGAAATATAAAATTGCGGATTCGGAACTTGTCGCGACTTCGAGGAGAAAACTTGGTTTCTCCTCCGATGATTTTGTCGTTGGCACGGTGGCTCATTTCCGTCCTGAAAAGAATTATGATGTTTTTTTTAAGGCTGTTGAAAACGCACAGGGTTCCATTGAGCACTTAAGGGCTATAGCAGTTGGCCAGGGCCCCCAGCTTGGGACTTTCAAGAACTACTGCAGGGACCGTGGATTAACGGAGAAAGTTGTTTTTACAGGCCCGGTGAAGGACGTGAGGGAGTATATCTCAGTCATGGACGTGGCATGCCTTGTGCCCGGAAGCAACGAAGGCTTTTCAAACGCCGTTCTTGAAAAGATGGCGATGGGTAAACCGTTGATTGTCACGGACATGGGCGGCAATGCGGAAGCTGTAAAAGACGGTGAAAACGGTATAGTGATACCGCCGCTTGATCCGGGAAAATTGACCGCTGCAATAACGTATCTTTACCGCAATCCTTCAGTAAGAATGGATATGGGCAGGAAAAGCAGGGAGAGGGCCGAGCTGTTATTCAGCATGGAAAAAATGATAATGAATCACGAGCGCTTTTACAGGGGGATTTTCAACGGTACAACATGA
- a CDS encoding glycosyltransferase, which yields MLNLKFTVRLLISIALYYTGMVRLARYLRNKSADKKNAIRILAYHDISDKPFLNLHIPPRVFYKQIKYLIKAKYNIISLVDAISLLKNNLPVPDNTVVITFDDVYKSFYTDVFPIVKKYDIPVNIFLAGDPLEKGYPLFIDALIYAFSKTACKELDLTVWNIGKYSIKSLFLKEDAMREINDFSKGLTTQKRKELLEFIFKQLRVDFQAPELRDDILKWNDILEMSRDSRIEFGAHTMFHHSLSRISCSEAHSEISGSKIILQQRLNKEIKTFAYPYGSRKDITDDVKEIVKENGFICGVTLNDGVNKHGDDLFMLNRMCVSNDIRSKLLLAFSTAVFAVQIENILHLPKRRLYEGVGEKGDEKKINILYMIDQLETGAGTERHLTSLVTRLDKSRFNCHVYFFQGKFGRIQQEMLRNGVGVRNINLSRIYSLKALIKAFQLAVAIKKSRIDIVQTFHFMSDTYGVFISKLLGVPKIISSRRDIGDLKKPRQIMLNKIMNRFIDRYIMVCNKVGERVSHDEGVSKSRMTTIYNGVDLEKFSRNGNHSFNEIRNDLRLTEDDFVIGKAAIFRPEKAYHVFFEAVKSIGPFIRNLKVILLGDGPTRRYFEDYCKRNKLEDIVKFAGYVDDVKAYVQQMDVFCLVPNSNEGFSNAILEAMALGKPVIATDVGGNAEAVIHNETGFIIPPDDPQCLADAILKLYYNPGLREAMGKAARNRTEETFSVEMMIKNHEKLYKEVLSR from the coding sequence ATGTTAAATCTTAAATTTACCGTCCGTTTGTTAATCAGCATAGCGCTGTATTACACCGGAATGGTAAGGTTAGCAAGATATTTGAGGAATAAATCCGCCGACAAAAAGAATGCCATAAGGATTCTCGCTTATCATGATATCTCCGATAAGCCATTTCTAAACCTGCATATTCCCCCCCGCGTTTTCTACAAACAGATTAAATATTTAATTAAAGCTAAATACAATATAATTTCACTTGTTGATGCCATAAGCCTGCTAAAGAATAATTTGCCGGTTCCTGATAATACCGTCGTTATTACTTTTGATGATGTATATAAAAGTTTCTATACCGATGTTTTCCCGATAGTTAAAAAATACGATATACCAGTTAACATTTTCCTTGCAGGCGATCCTCTGGAAAAAGGATACCCTTTGTTTATTGATGCGCTCATTTATGCCTTCAGCAAAACTGCTTGCAAAGAACTTGATCTTACCGTATGGAACATCGGGAAGTATTCGATCAAATCCCTTTTTCTGAAAGAAGACGCAATGCGCGAAATTAACGATTTCAGCAAAGGATTAACCACTCAAAAGAGAAAAGAGCTTTTGGAATTTATATTTAAACAGTTGAGAGTTGACTTCCAGGCTCCTGAATTGCGTGACGACATACTTAAGTGGAATGACATCCTGGAGATGAGCCGGGACAGCAGAATAGAATTCGGCGCTCACACGATGTTTCACCATTCGCTGTCAAGAATCTCTTGCAGCGAAGCTCATAGTGAAATATCCGGATCAAAAATCATCCTTCAGCAGAGACTCAATAAGGAGATAAAAACATTTGCTTATCCATACGGCTCACGTAAAGATATTACAGATGATGTGAAGGAAATCGTCAAAGAGAACGGATTTATATGCGGAGTTACTCTGAACGATGGCGTTAACAAACACGGAGACGACCTGTTCATGCTGAATAGAATGTGCGTATCGAATGATATAAGGTCGAAGCTGTTACTGGCTTTCTCTACTGCTGTTTTCGCGGTCCAGATCGAGAATATTCTCCATCTCCCTAAGAGGAGGCTCTACGAAGGGGTAGGAGAAAAGGGGGACGAGAAGAAGATAAACATACTCTACATGATTGATCAGCTTGAAACAGGAGCCGGCACGGAGAGACATCTTACAAGCCTCGTAACAAGACTTGACAAGAGCAGGTTTAACTGCCATGTGTATTTTTTTCAGGGGAAATTCGGCAGGATACAGCAGGAAATGTTGAGAAACGGAGTTGGCGTCAGGAATATTAATTTGAGCAGGATTTATTCATTGAAGGCGCTTATCAAGGCTTTTCAACTGGCAGTAGCTATAAAAAAAAGCAGGATAGATATTGTTCAAACGTTTCACTTTATGTCGGATACGTATGGTGTCTTTATATCAAAACTGCTTGGCGTTCCAAAGATAATTTCAAGCAGGCGGGATATCGGAGACCTAAAAAAGCCGAGACAGATTATGCTCAATAAAATTATGAACCGGTTTATCGACCGATACATTATGGTTTGCAATAAGGTTGGAGAACGAGTTAGCCATGATGAAGGCGTTTCCAAAAGCAGGATGACCACGATCTACAACGGTGTGGACCTGGAAAAATTCAGCCGGAACGGCAATCACTCCTTTAACGAGATAAGGAACGACTTAAGGCTAACAGAGGATGATTTTGTTATAGGGAAGGCTGCCATTTTCAGGCCGGAGAAGGCATATCACGTTTTTTTCGAGGCAGTAAAGAGTATTGGCCCGTTTATACGGAATCTAAAGGTTATTCTTCTTGGAGACGGACCGACAAGAAGATATTTTGAAGATTATTGCAAGAGAAATAAATTGGAGGACATTGTAAAATTTGCGGGCTATGTTGACGACGTTAAGGCATATGTGCAGCAGATGGATGTTTTTTGCCTTGTGCCTAACAGCAACGAAGGATTTTCAAATGCCATACTTGAAGCGATGGCACTGGGTAAGCCGGTAATAGCTACTGATGTAGGCGGTAACGCGGAAGCTGTAATTCACAATGAAACAGGCTTTATCATCCCCCCTGATGACCCGCAGTGCCTTGCGGACGCTATTTTAAAACTCTATTACAATCCGGGATTGCGTGAAGCAATGGGAAAGGCCGCGAGAAATAGGACAGAAGAAACTTTTTCTGTTGAGATGATGATCAAAAATCATGAGAAATTGTATAAGGAAGTTTTAAGCAGATAA